AATATACTGCCAATACGTAATATATAAATTATATGGAGTAACTCGACTAACTTTTTATTCTGTCAGTCCATTACTGTTTAATCTTAAACCCCTTTTAATGCCTCCAAACATTTGCCGTCTTTTTGCTTCAACTATTGCAATTTTTTCATGATAACAATTACGGTATGAGAAATACAAGAATCTACTGAATTATCTTCTAGCGGTAGTTTGAGTGCATCGCCCTCATAATAACATATATTATTTAAACCTTAAATTGCAGCCTTTTCTTTTGCATAATTTATGAAATTTGGATCTCTATCTATCACAATAATTTGTAATTTTGGGCCAAGCCATTTTGATAGTTTTCTGGTAATAGCCCCTGATCCAAAACCTACGTCAACCACCTTCATTCCTTCTTTAAGCTCAAGTAAATTTAGTTCTTCATTATATTT
The Xylanivirga thermophila genome window above contains:
- a CDS encoding class I SAM-dependent methyltransferase gives rise to the protein MAKHDFGIIDFFEENKWYSDYEPQKYNCISVDDNLLGEMIIKYNEELNLLELKEGMKVVDVGFGSGAITRKLSKWLGPKLQIIVIDRDPNFINYAKEKAAI